Proteins from a genomic interval of Pseudomonas silesiensis:
- a CDS encoding class I SAM-dependent methyltransferase, giving the protein MTDKAFAQADPEWLTLISAAREWLSGPIGQFLLDEERHMLEDELGRFFGGYLVHYGPSAQTPPSAPQVQRNVRLGAPLPGVEIVCEEQAWPLSEHAADVVVLQHGLDFCLSPHGLLREAASSVRPGGHLLIIGINPWSTWGLRHIFAHDGLRKARCISPSRVGDWLNLLGFALEKRRFGCYRPPLASPAWQTRLAGWERRAGDWQLSGGGFYLLVARKIVVGLRPLRQERREPMGKLIPLPMAKVNRRRLEP; this is encoded by the coding sequence ATGACCGATAAAGCGTTCGCTCAGGCCGATCCTGAGTGGCTGACGTTGATCAGCGCGGCCCGTGAATGGCTGTCCGGCCCCATCGGGCAATTTCTGCTGGACGAAGAGCGCCACATGCTCGAAGACGAGCTGGGGCGCTTCTTCGGCGGCTACCTGGTGCATTACGGACCGTCGGCCCAGACACCGCCGTCGGCGCCGCAAGTGCAACGCAATGTGCGACTCGGCGCGCCATTGCCGGGTGTCGAGATCGTCTGCGAAGAGCAGGCCTGGCCATTGAGCGAGCACGCCGCCGATGTGGTGGTGCTGCAACACGGGCTGGATTTCTGCCTGTCGCCTCACGGTTTGCTGCGCGAAGCCGCCAGTAGCGTGCGCCCCGGCGGTCATCTGTTGATCATCGGGATCAACCCCTGGAGCACCTGGGGCTTGCGCCATATATTCGCTCACGATGGCTTGCGCAAGGCGCGCTGCATTTCCCCATCCAGGGTCGGCGACTGGCTGAATCTGCTGGGCTTTGCGCTGGAGAAACGCCGCTTCGGGTGCTATCGTCCGCCGCTGGCGTCCCCCGCCTGGCAGACCCGCCTGGCCGGCTGGGAGCGCAGGGCCGGTGACTGGCAACTATCGGGTGGCGGCTTTTATCTACTGGTCGCGCGCAAGATCGTGGTGGGCCTGCGGCCGCTGCGTCAGGAGCGACGGGAACCGATGGGCAAGCTGATTCCGTTGCCGATGGCCAAGGTCAACCGTCGGCGCCTCGAACCGTAA
- the dnaQ gene encoding DNA polymerase III subunit epsilon, whose product MATRSVVLDTETTGMPVTDGHRIIEIGCVELIGRRLTGRHFHVYLQPDRESDEGAIGVHGITNEFLVGKPRFTEVADEFFEFIKGAQLIIHNAAFDVGFINNEFALMGQHDRADITQHCSILDTLMMARERHPGQRNSLDALCKRYGVDNSGRELHGALLDSEILADVYLTMTGGQTSLSLAGNASDGNGSGEGADNSATEIRRLPADRQPTRIIPASEDDLAQHIARLEAIAKSAGAPSLWQQLAEAKAQA is encoded by the coding sequence ATGGCCACCAGATCCGTTGTACTCGATACCGAAACCACCGGCATGCCGGTGACCGACGGCCACCGGATTATCGAAATCGGTTGTGTCGAGTTGATCGGTCGGCGCCTGACCGGCCGGCATTTCCACGTTTACCTGCAACCGGATCGCGAAAGTGATGAAGGCGCCATCGGCGTCCACGGCATCACCAACGAATTCCTGGTGGGCAAGCCGCGTTTCACCGAAGTCGCCGACGAGTTCTTCGAGTTCATCAAGGGCGCGCAGCTGATCATCCATAACGCGGCGTTCGACGTTGGCTTCATCAACAACGAATTCGCCCTGATGGGGCAGCACGATCGCGCGGACATCACGCAACACTGCTCGATCCTCGATACCTTGATGATGGCCCGGGAGCGTCACCCCGGGCAGCGCAACAGTCTCGATGCCTTGTGCAAACGCTATGGCGTCGATAACTCCGGCCGTGAACTGCACGGCGCATTGCTCGACTCCGAGATCCTTGCCGACGTCTACCTGACCATGACCGGCGGCCAGACCAGCCTGTCCTTGGCCGGTAACGCGTCCGATGGCAACGGTTCCGGCGAAGGCGCGGACAACTCGGCCACTGAAATCCGCCGCTTGCCGGCCGACCGTCAACCGACGCGCATCATTCCCGCCAGTGAAGACGACCTGGCCCAGCACATTGCGCGTCTCGAAGCCATCGCCAAGTCCGCCGGGGCGCCGTCGTTGTGGCAGCAACTGGCGGAGGCCAAGGCGCAGGCGTAG
- the rnhA gene encoding ribonuclease HI produces the protein MSSDSVELFTDGACKGNPGPGGWGALLVCKGVEKELWGGEANTTNNRMELMGAIRGLEELKRSCDVLLVTDSQYVMKGINEWMDNWKKRGWKTAAKEPVKNADLWKLLDEQVNRHNVTWKWVRGHIGHHGNERADQLANRGVDEVRGYKQA, from the coding sequence ATGAGCAGCGATAGCGTAGAACTCTTCACCGACGGCGCCTGCAAAGGCAATCCTGGCCCTGGCGGCTGGGGCGCATTGCTGGTGTGCAAGGGCGTAGAAAAAGAACTCTGGGGCGGCGAAGCCAACACCACCAACAATCGCATGGAGCTGATGGGCGCGATCCGCGGCCTGGAGGAACTCAAGCGTTCCTGCGACGTGCTGCTGGTCACCGACTCCCAGTACGTGATGAAAGGCATCAACGAGTGGATGGACAACTGGAAGAAGCGCGGCTGGAAGACGGCGGCGAAGGAACCGGTAAAGAATGCCGATCTGTGGAAGCTGCTGGATGAGCAGGTCAACCGGCACAACGTCACCTGGAAATGGGTGCGCGGCCACATTGGCCACCATGGCAACGAACGGGCCGACCAGCTGGCCAACCGAGGGGTGGATGAAGTGCGCGGGTACAAGCAGGCCTGA
- the gloB gene encoding hydroxyacylglutathione hydrolase, which produces MIQISALCAFTDNYIWLLQDPHTRRCAVVDPGDAAPVQVWLAAHPEWVLSDILITHHHHDHVGGVEQLKKATGATVHGPASENIPARDVALKDNDRFSVLGCEFEAIAIPGHTLGHIALYHPGLLFCGDTLFAAGCGRLFEGTPEQMHSSLTRLAALPEDTRVYCGHEYTLSNLRFAIAVEPGNPYIAERLAIVTEQREAGIITLPSTLALEKLTNPFLRTGETSVKEKVDERNGTHNRAPSAVFAALRAWKDKF; this is translated from the coding sequence ATGATACAGATCAGTGCCCTCTGCGCCTTCACCGACAACTACATCTGGTTGTTACAAGACCCCCACACCCGGCGCTGTGCGGTCGTCGATCCGGGGGATGCCGCGCCGGTCCAGGTCTGGCTCGCGGCGCATCCGGAATGGGTATTGAGCGATATTCTGATCACTCACCATCATCATGACCATGTCGGCGGCGTCGAGCAGCTTAAAAAAGCGACAGGCGCGACCGTCCATGGCCCGGCCAGTGAAAACATCCCCGCCCGGGACGTCGCCCTCAAGGACAACGACCGCTTCAGCGTGCTGGGCTGCGAGTTCGAGGCCATCGCGATCCCCGGTCATACGCTGGGCCACATTGCCTTGTATCACCCGGGCCTGCTGTTTTGCGGTGACACCCTGTTCGCCGCCGGATGCGGGCGCCTGTTCGAAGGCACGCCTGAGCAAATGCACAGCTCGCTGACACGCCTGGCGGCCCTTCCCGAGGATACGCGCGTTTACTGCGGTCATGAATACACCCTGAGCAATCTGCGCTTCGCCATCGCGGTCGAACCGGGCAACCCCTACATCGCCGAACGGCTGGCAATCGTTACTGAACAACGGGAAGCAGGGATCATCACGCTACCGTCGACACTGGCCCTGGAAAAGCTCACCAATCCGTTTTTACGCACCGGGGAAACATCCGTTAAAGAAAAAGTGGACGAACGGAATGGAACCCATAACCGGGCTCCGAGTGCGGTCTTTGCTGCTCTTCGTGCCTGGAAAGATAAGTTCTAA
- a CDS encoding extracellular solute-binding protein has translation MKRPLLLFLISLALSSPASATISESHGYAQFGTLKYPARFTHFDWVNPQAPKGGTLRVMAFGTFDTLNPYTFKGSSPVSTPNFLQYGINELNEPLMVGTGQYAPSGDEPTSSYGLIAQSVEYSEDRSWVVFNLRPQARFHDGSPITAYDVAFSYRLLLKEGHPQYRTNLQEVSRVDILNPHRIRFVFKRAGNPLLILRLGELPVLPLHYWKGRDFKATTFEPPLGSGPYRITSVTPGRQIVFERVKDYWGKDLPVNRGKYNVDRMEVEFYRDSDVAFEAFKAGEFDIYIEHQAKNWQNGYIFPAVRRGEVIKAQIPHQIPTQTQGLFMNSRRPTFSDARVREALGMMFDFEWTNRTLFSGAYTRALSYYPNSEFSATGLPVGHEWLMLKPYREQLPARLLTEPFSLPQTQGRGIPRETLRKALGLLAEAGWKLNGQRLQNAAGQPLRLEILLVNPNLERILQPYVENLASIGIDARLRTVDRAQYKQRLDQFDFDMILMTLNQTLSPGLEQWQYFHSSQVGVKGSKNYAGIANPVVDHLLEHLLAAQTRDEQVAAGKALDRVLLWQHYIIPNWYLNYHRLAYRNRLAFVTTPPYTLGLSAWWLKSSEKDR, from the coding sequence TTGAAGCGTCCCCTCCTCCTGTTCCTGATCAGCCTGGCCTTGAGCTCCCCCGCAAGCGCGACGATCAGCGAAAGCCATGGTTATGCGCAGTTCGGCACGCTCAAGTACCCGGCCAGATTTACCCACTTCGACTGGGTCAATCCGCAAGCGCCCAAGGGCGGTACCTTGCGGGTGATGGCGTTTGGCACCTTCGATACGCTCAACCCCTACACCTTCAAGGGTTCGAGCCCGGTTTCCACCCCCAATTTTCTGCAGTACGGCATCAACGAACTCAACGAACCCTTGATGGTCGGCACCGGCCAGTACGCACCGTCCGGCGACGAGCCGACATCCAGTTATGGCCTGATCGCCCAATCGGTGGAGTACAGCGAGGACCGCAGCTGGGTGGTGTTCAACCTGCGCCCGCAAGCGCGGTTCCACGATGGCTCGCCGATTACCGCCTACGACGTGGCGTTTTCCTACCGCCTGCTGCTCAAGGAAGGCCATCCGCAGTACCGCACCAATCTTCAGGAAGTGTCGCGGGTCGACATCCTCAATCCGCATCGGATCCGCTTCGTCTTCAAGCGTGCCGGCAATCCCTTGCTGATCCTGCGCCTTGGGGAGTTGCCAGTGCTGCCGCTGCATTACTGGAAAGGTCGCGACTTCAAGGCCACCACCTTCGAACCGCCCCTGGGCAGCGGCCCCTATCGCATCACCTCGGTCACGCCCGGACGGCAGATCGTGTTCGAGCGGGTCAAGGATTACTGGGGCAAGGACCTGCCGGTCAATCGCGGCAAGTACAATGTCGACCGCATGGAAGTCGAGTTTTACCGTGACAGCGACGTCGCGTTCGAAGCCTTCAAGGCCGGCGAGTTCGACATCTACATCGAGCACCAGGCCAAGAACTGGCAAAACGGCTACATCTTCCCGGCGGTGCGCCGCGGCGAGGTGATCAAGGCGCAGATCCCGCACCAGATCCCGACCCAGACCCAGGGCCTGTTCATGAACAGCCGGCGCCCGACCTTCTCCGACGCCAGGGTCCGTGAAGCCCTGGGGATGATGTTCGACTTCGAATGGACCAACCGCACGCTGTTCAGCGGCGCCTACACGCGCGCACTGAGTTACTACCCCAACAGCGAATTCTCGGCCACGGGCCTGCCGGTCGGCCATGAATGGCTGATGCTCAAACCGTATCGCGAGCAGCTGCCGGCCAGGCTGCTCACGGAGCCGTTCAGCCTGCCGCAGACCCAAGGCCGCGGCATCCCCCGGGAAACCCTGCGCAAGGCCCTGGGCCTCCTGGCCGAGGCTGGCTGGAAGCTCAATGGCCAACGTCTGCAGAACGCCGCCGGGCAACCGTTGCGCCTGGAGATCTTGCTGGTCAACCCGAACCTGGAACGCATCCTCCAGCCCTACGTGGAGAACCTCGCCAGCATCGGCATCGACGCTCGCCTGCGCACGGTCGATCGCGCCCAGTACAAACAGCGCCTCGATCAGTTCGATTTCGACATGATCCTGATGACACTCAACCAGACCCTCAGCCCCGGTCTTGAGCAATGGCAGTACTTTCACTCCAGCCAGGTCGGGGTCAAGGGCAGCAAAAACTACGCGGGCATCGCCAACCCGGTGGTCGACCACTTGCTCGAACACCTGCTCGCCGCCCAGACCCGCGATGAACAGGTCGCCGCCGGCAAGGCGCTGGACCGGGTGCTGCTGTGGCAGCACTACATCATTCCCAACTGGTACCTCAATTATCACCGCCTGGCCTACCGCAACCGGTTAGCCTTTGTCACCACGCCGCCCTACACCCTGGGCCTGAGCGCGTGGTGGCTGAAATCTTCGGAGAAGGATCGATGA
- a CDS encoding transglycosylase SLT domain-containing protein: MSSSIRKAINKDALTRLAQAIAVAVSATLAGCSSHVPQTDATHVPNLAARAKPKPVLLSVKPTPEIPQDVWERMRQGFQLQDTVGVNPRIEQQRLWFASNPSFLENAGERGSLYIHYIVERLEERNMPLELALLPVIESAYNPMAYSRANAVGLWQFIPSTGRYFNLRQTRFYDGRRDITASTTAAMDYLTRLHDMFNGDWLLALAAYNAGEGTVSRAIERNEKLGLPTDYWNLPLPAETQAYVPKLLALSQVVLAPDAYGVNLNPIANEPYFQVVEINQRMDLSKVAAVANIDEDELFQLNPAFKQRTTIDGPQHLLVPTSKAQLLTTSLSTMRPEELISKKPLKPVFEGADSPAVAGVKRSYRVKRGDNLGTIAKANNVDVKDLQRWNRLTGKNLKAGQTLVMQDTTKRSGRVNTVVAATSKKQQTRYKVKQGDSLYMVAKRFNVEMQHLKRWNPRIGQALKPGQMLTVASPR; encoded by the coding sequence ATGTCGTCATCCATTCGTAAAGCCATCAATAAAGACGCATTGACCCGCCTGGCTCAAGCCATCGCGGTGGCTGTGTCCGCCACGCTGGCGGGCTGTTCCAGCCATGTGCCGCAGACCGACGCGACACACGTTCCGAACCTCGCCGCTCGAGCCAAGCCAAAACCTGTGCTGCTCAGCGTGAAACCGACCCCGGAAATACCCCAGGATGTCTGGGAGCGCATGCGCCAGGGCTTCCAGCTGCAGGACACCGTCGGCGTCAACCCGCGCATCGAGCAACAGCGCCTGTGGTTCGCCAGCAACCCGTCGTTCCTCGAGAACGCCGGCGAGCGCGGCAGCCTGTACATCCATTACATCGTCGAACGCCTCGAAGAACGCAACATGCCGCTGGAGCTGGCGCTGCTGCCGGTGATTGAAAGCGCCTATAACCCGATGGCCTATTCCCGGGCCAACGCGGTGGGTCTGTGGCAATTCATCCCGTCCACCGGCCGCTACTTCAACCTGCGCCAGACGCGCTTCTACGATGGTCGGCGCGATATCACCGCCTCGACTACCGCAGCGATGGATTACCTGACCCGCCTGCATGACATGTTCAACGGTGACTGGTTGCTGGCCCTGGCCGCCTACAATGCCGGTGAAGGCACCGTCAGCCGGGCCATCGAACGCAACGAAAAGCTTGGGCTGCCGACCGATTACTGGAACCTGCCACTTCCGGCGGAAACCCAGGCCTACGTGCCAAAGCTGCTGGCCCTGTCGCAAGTGGTGCTCGCGCCGGATGCCTATGGGGTGAACCTCAACCCGATCGCCAACGAACCCTACTTCCAGGTCGTCGAAATCAACCAGCGCATGGACCTGTCCAAGGTTGCCGCGGTGGCCAACATCGACGAAGACGAACTGTTCCAGCTCAACCCCGCGTTCAAACAACGCACCACCATCGATGGCCCCCAGCATTTGCTGGTGCCGACGTCCAAGGCGCAGCTGCTGACCACCAGCCTGTCGACCATGCGGCCTGAAGAGTTGATCAGCAAGAAGCCGCTCAAGCCGGTCTTCGAGGGTGCCGACAGCCCCGCCGTGGCCGGCGTCAAGCGTTCCTACCGGGTCAAGCGCGGCGACAACCTGGGCACCATCGCCAAGGCCAACAACGTCGACGTCAAGGACCTGCAGCGCTGGAACAGGCTGACCGGCAAGAATCTCAAGGCCGGCCAGACCCTCGTCATGCAGGACACCACCAAGCGCTCCGGGCGCGTCAACACCGTGGTGGCGGCCACCAGCAAGAAGCAGCAGACCCGGTACAAGGTCAAGCAAGGCGATTCGCTGTACATGGTGGCCAAACGTTTCAACGTTGAAATGCAGCACCTCAAGCGCTGGAACCCCCGGATTGGTCAGGCGCTGAAGCCCGGCCAGATGTTGACGGTGGCTTCGCCGCGTTAA
- a CDS encoding Orn/Lys/Arg decarboxylase N-terminal domain-containing protein: MYKDLKFPVLIVHRDIKADTVAGDRVRGIARELEQEGFSIVSAANYTEGRLVASTHHGLSCMLIAAEDASTGSHLLHNMAELIGLARVRAPDLPIFALGEQVTLENAPADAMAELNQLRGILYLFEDTVPFLARQVARAARKYLDGLLPPFFKALVQHTADSNYSWHTPGHGGGVAYHKSPVGQAFHQFFGENTLRSDLSVSVPELGSLLDHTGPLAEAEARAARNFGADHTFFVINGTSTANKIVWHSMVARDDLVLVDRNCHKSVLHSIIMTGAIPLYLCPERNELGIIGPIPLSEFSRESIQAKIDASPLTKGRAPKVKLAVITNSTYDGLCYNAELIKQNLGNSVEVLHFDEAWYAYAAFHEFFAGRYGMGTSRSEDSPLVFTTHSTHKLLAAFSQASMIHVQDGGARQLDRDRFNEAFMMHISTSPQYSIIASLDVASAMMEGPAGRSLLQEMFDEALSFRRALANLRQHIAADDWWFSIWQPPSVEGIDRVVTEDWLLQPDADWHGFGGVTDDYVLLDPIKVTLVMPGLTAGGALSERGIPAAVVSKFLWERGLVVEKTGLYSFLVLFSMGITKGKWSTLLTELLEFKRSYDANVSLASCLPCVAQTNVARYQGMGLRDLCDQLHACYRSNATAKHLKRMYTVLPEVAIKPSDAYDQLVRGDVEAVSIDDLDGRIAAVMLVPYPPGIPLIMPGERFTGSTRSIIDYLAFARTFDSSFPGFVVDVHGLQHEDEGNGRHYTVDCIKE; the protein is encoded by the coding sequence ATGTATAAAGATTTGAAATTCCCGGTCCTGATCGTTCATCGCGACATCAAGGCCGACACCGTCGCCGGTGATCGTGTGCGGGGCATCGCCCGGGAGCTGGAGCAGGAAGGCTTCAGCATCGTTTCGGCGGCCAATTACACCGAGGGGCGCCTCGTCGCCTCGACCCATCACGGTCTCTCGTGCATGTTGATCGCCGCCGAGGACGCCAGCACTGGCTCGCACCTGCTGCACAACATGGCCGAGCTGATCGGCCTGGCGCGGGTGCGTGCGCCGGACCTGCCGATTTTCGCCCTGGGCGAACAGGTTACCCTGGAAAACGCCCCGGCCGACGCCATGGCTGAACTCAATCAACTGCGCGGCATTCTGTACCTGTTCGAAGACACCGTGCCATTCCTCGCCCGCCAAGTGGCCCGCGCCGCGCGCAAATACCTCGACGGTCTGCTGCCACCCTTCTTCAAAGCCCTGGTGCAACACACCGCCGACTCCAATTATTCCTGGCACACCCCCGGACATGGCGGTGGCGTGGCGTACCACAAGAGTCCGGTCGGGCAGGCGTTTCACCAGTTTTTCGGGGAAAACACCCTGCGTTCGGATTTATCGGTATCGGTGCCGGAACTGGGTTCGCTGCTGGATCACACCGGCCCCCTGGCAGAAGCGGAGGCCCGTGCCGCCCGCAACTTCGGCGCCGACCATACCTTCTTCGTCATCAACGGCACCTCGACCGCCAACAAGATCGTCTGGCATTCGATGGTCGCCCGGGATGACCTGGTGCTGGTGGATCGCAACTGTCACAAATCGGTGCTGCATTCGATCATCATGACCGGGGCCATTCCGCTGTACCTGTGCCCGGAGCGTAACGAACTGGGGATCATCGGCCCGATTCCGTTGAGCGAATTCAGTCGCGAATCGATCCAGGCCAAGATCGACGCCAGCCCGCTGACCAAAGGCCGGGCGCCCAAAGTCAAACTCGCGGTGATTACCAACTCCACCTATGACGGCCTCTGTTACAACGCCGAGCTGATCAAGCAGAACCTGGGCAACAGCGTCGAGGTCTTGCACTTCGACGAGGCCTGGTACGCCTATGCGGCGTTCCATGAATTTTTCGCCGGGCGTTACGGCATGGGCACTTCCCGCAGTGAAGACAGCCCGCTGGTGTTCACCACCCATTCCACCCACAAGCTGTTGGCCGCGTTCAGCCAGGCCTCGATGATTCACGTCCAGGACGGCGGCGCACGGCAGCTGGACCGGGATCGCTTCAACGAAGCGTTCATGATGCACATCTCCACCTCGCCGCAGTACAGCATCATCGCGTCACTGGATGTTGCCTCGGCCATGATGGAGGGCCCGGCCGGACGTTCGCTGTTGCAGGAAATGTTCGACGAGGCCCTGAGTTTTCGGCGGGCCCTGGCCAATCTGCGGCAGCACATTGCCGCGGATGACTGGTGGTTTTCCATCTGGCAGCCACCGTCGGTGGAAGGCATCGACCGTGTCGTCACCGAAGACTGGTTGCTGCAACCCGACGCCGACTGGCACGGTTTTGGCGGCGTGACCGACGACTACGTTCTGCTCGATCCGATCAAGGTCACCCTGGTGATGCCGGGCCTGACTGCAGGCGGCGCACTCAGCGAGCGCGGGATTCCGGCGGCGGTGGTCAGCAAGTTCCTCTGGGAGCGTGGGCTGGTCGTCGAGAAGACCGGGCTGTATTCATTCCTGGTGCTGTTCTCCATGGGCATCACCAAGGGCAAATGGAGCACGCTGCTGACCGAGTTGCTGGAATTCAAGCGCAGCTACGATGCCAATGTCAGCCTCGCCAGCTGCCTGCCGTGCGTGGCGCAAACGAATGTCGCGCGCTATCAAGGCATGGGCCTGCGCGATCTGTGCGATCAGTTGCACGCCTGCTACCGTAGCAACGCCACGGCCAAACATCTCAAGCGCATGTACACCGTGCTGCCGGAAGTCGCCATAAAGCCATCCGACGCCTATGATCAGTTGGTGCGAGGCGACGTGGAAGCGGTGTCGATCGATGACCTGGACGGGCGGATCGCCGCTGTGATGCTGGTGCCGTACCCGCCGGGGATACCGTTGATCATGCCCGGCGAACGTTTTACCGGATCGACGCGCTCGATCATCGATTACCTGGCATTTGCCCGTACGTTTGACAGCAGTTTTCCGGGATTTGTCGTTGATGTGCATGGCTTGCAACACGAAGACGAGGGCAATGGACGGCATTACACCGTCGATTGCATCAAGGAATGA